The Megasphaera elsdenii DSM 20460 genome includes the window CATGACCCGTCAGGCCGCCTGACGGCTTCCATGCGCCTTCCTAAAATTAAAGTCGGCCAGATTGGCTATGCGCCGGTCATCAATACGACGCGCTTCGGTGCCTTCGTCGATGTCGGTACGGAACGGGGCATCTTCATGCCCTTTGCCGAAATGAAAGGCCGGCCGAAAGAAGGGGAATACGTCTGGGTAAAGCTCTATGAAGACAAATCCCATCGCCTGGCCGTCTCCATGGAAGTGGAAGACGAAATGCGCCGGGCGTCGCGGGCAGCGACGGATGCTAAAATCGGCGACTGGGTCGAAGGGGCGGTCTACAATATGACCGACCAGGGGGCTTACCTCATGACCCGCGAACGGTGGATCGCCTTCCTGCACCGCAGTGAGTTCAACGGGCCGATCCTCATCGGCCAGATGATCAAAGGCCGCATCACTTACCTGCGCGAAGACGGCCGCATTAACATCTCCCTGCGCCAGACCAAGGAAAATGCCATCAATCCTGATGCCGAACGCATCCTGGACTTCCTCAAGCAGCGCAAGGGCAAGATGCCTTATGGCGATAAGACGGCACCGGCCGTCATCAAAGCCAAATTCGGCCTGAGCAAAGCCGCCTTCAAGCGCGCCTTGGGCCACCTCATGAAAGAGAAGAAAATCCACCAGGACCAGGGCTGGACCTATTTGGATATGTAGGGGCTCGCAGGCCGCAGCGACATGAATCATGTCGCCGTAGGGGCCGTCCCAAAGGGCGGCCCGTTGTGGGAATCCTGCAAGCTGATGCGATTGAGCGGTTCGTATAAAAACGGGACCGTGCACGAAGACATATGTCATCATGCACGGTCCCGTTTTGATTTTGTAGGGGCCTCTACGTGGCAAGCCCCTACGGATTTATTCTATTGGATTCAGGCGGGACGCCCTTTGGGACGTCCCCTACGGATTGAACTTTTTCTGTTAGACAGAAAAAGTTCAATCTGTCCCATTTACAATGGGCTGAATATACCCTAAAATAGGGTACAGATTAATCATAACCATACATTGGCCAATGTGTGAAA containing:
- a CDS encoding CvfB family protein, which gives rise to MTTLQENSIATLEVLRQSDMGVFLNGGTGNTNDDILLHKNQQTGDVNVGDKVTVFLYHDPSGRLTASMRLPKIKVGQIGYAPVINTTRFGAFVDVGTERGIFMPFAEMKGRPKEGEYVWVKLYEDKSHRLAVSMEVEDEMRRASRAATDAKIGDWVEGAVYNMTDQGAYLMTRERWIAFLHRSEFNGPILIGQMIKGRITYLREDGRINISLRQTKENAINPDAERILDFLKQRKGKMPYGDKTAPAVIKAKFGLSKAAFKRALGHLMKEKKIHQDQGWTYLDM